Sequence from the Candidatus Cloacimonadota bacterium genome:
TTATAGCTGTTTTGAGCCCGCTATAACTAAAATTATAATTATCTTTTTGCTTTAATGGGCTAGGAAGATCTACAAAATGTGGGTTCCCATTTTGGGCTAGTTTATCAATCAACGGTCCTCCGGGAAACCCCAAACCCATAAGTTTGGCAGCTTTATCAAATGTTTCTCCGGCGGCATCATCCAAAGTTTTGCCGATAACCTCAAATTGAGTATTTGTGCTGAAATGAACTATCTCTGTGTGTCCCCCAGATACAACCAACGCCAAAAATGGAGGCTGCACTAGAGTATGTTCGATATAGTTTACAAAAATATGACTTAGAAGGTGATTAACCGTAATGAGGGGTACTCCCAAACTCCACGACAAGCTTTTAGCAAAGGCTAAGCCAACAATAAGAGATCCAATTAATCCCGGATTTATTGAAACGGCAATGGCATTAATATCACTTAATTCCATGTTTGCTTGCTTTAAGGCCAAGTTGCATAAGTGCATAATATTCTTCATGTGTAAACGAGATGCCAATTCAGGTAGTACTCCTCCAAATTCTAGATGCTGAGGTTGTCCGGTCGTAAGATTTGCAAAAACTTTGTAATCTGTATCTAATATTGCTACAGATGTATCATCACACGAAGATTCGAACGCTAGAATCAAGCTCATCTTCTTTTTCGAACTCTATCTGGGGTAATAGCTAATGCTTTAACACCTTCGGGTAATACTAATTCCACTTTGAACAATCCATCTTCATCCGGTTCGGATATTATTTCTACTTTGATGCTATCAATCTTCATATTTTCTAATACAGAGCCGGGACCAGATATACGAGCTGCAACTCGCGAAGGTGAATATCCTTCCGGAAGAGATATATTAGTGAAAACACGGCTGCTTTCTTGTTCTCCGCTAATGCTAAGTAACACTCGGGTATC
This genomic interval carries:
- the tsaD gene encoding tRNA (adenosine(37)-N6)-threonylcarbamoyltransferase complex transferase subunit TsaD, whose amino-acid sequence is MILAFESSCDDTSVAILDTDYKVFANLTTGQPQHLEFGGVLPELASRLHMKNIMHLCNLALKQANMELSDINAIAVSINPGLIGSLIVGLAFAKSLSWSLGVPLITVNHLLSHIFVNYIEHTLVQPPFLALVVSGGHTEIVHFSTNTQFEVIGKTLDDAAGETFDKAAKLMGLGFPGGPLIDKLAQNGNPHFVDLPSPLKQKDNYNFSYSGLKTAIRTYVLDKDDEFLKKHQTDIAASIQAAIIEPLIAKSIRKAKELKLPSILLAGGVAANSALRLEITKRAAKYGIKVFYPSLSLCMDNAAMVAAAAIPKFKAGLFSSLSVNANSLKGTRLL